The following DNA comes from Miscanthus floridulus cultivar M001 chromosome 5, ASM1932011v1, whole genome shotgun sequence.
TGGAAGAAAGTTGTTCAGAGTGAGATGgactctattatgtctaatggaacttgggaggtgGTTGATTGTCCTTATTTGTGCAAACCTGTATGAtataaatgggtgttcaagaaaaagcttaggcctgatggtactattgagaagtaCAAGGCGAGGCTTATAGCAAAGGGCTATACATAGAAAGAAGGTTAGGATTATTTTGATACCTACTCACCAGTTGCTCGTTTGACAACCATACACGTGCTGCTGTCCTTGGTTGCTTCACACGGTCTTCtcattcatcagatggacgttaagacagctttcctaaatgaagAGCTTAaggaagagatctacatggatcagcctgatggatTTGTAGCAAAAGGTCAAGAGGGTAAGGTTTGTAAATTATTAAAATCCTTGTATGGCCTAAAGCAAGCTCCTAAGTCGTGACATGAGAAGTTTGACAAAACTTTGACATCAGCCGACTTTACAatgaatgaagctgataaatgtgtcCATTATCGGTATGGTGGGAGAGAAGGTGTAATTttgtgcttgtatgtggatgatattttAATCTTTGAAAATAATATTAATGTGATCAAGGAAGCGAAAGATTTTTTgtctaataattttgaaatgaaagactTGGGTGATGCCGATGTTATTCTTAACATAAAGCTACTAAGagaaggaaatggtggggtaacacttgtacaatcccactatgtggaaaagttGCTGAATCGCTTTGGATATAGTGATTGCACGCATGCTTCAACTCCTTATAACCCAAGTATGCTATTAAGGAAAAACCGAAGAATAGCacgggatcaattgagatattcttAAATTATTGGCTCACTTGTGTATTTGGCTAGTGAAACAAGGTCTGATATCTCGTTTGTTGTGAGCAAACTTAGCTGATTTGTTTTAAATCCGGGAGATACACATTAGCATGCTCTTGAGAGGGTGTTGCGCTACCTAAAAGGAACCATGAgctttggcattcactatactgggcatccgagggtactagagggttattaTGATGCTAACTGGATATCTGATGCTAATGAGTTGTATGCCACAAGTGAATATGCGTTCTTGCTTGGAGATGGTgttgtttcctagaagtcttgtaaGCAGACCGttttaacgaagtctacaatagaagtaaaactcacagcattagacaccgctAGCACTGAGGCCGACTGGCTTCGTGAACTCCTTGAGATTGAATAAATTTCTTCCATATATTACACGTGCTCATTGAGATTGAATAAATTTCTTCCAGATAATGTACCGTAGAGTGGGATGAGTTTCTCTCCTAGACGTACACAACATGCCAGCACCTCTGGTTGAAAACAATTATCAACCTCTGTCTGTTTATTATCTATCTGGTTATCTAGAGTACTCACACCGTTCCAAAAAACaagtatacatatatacatatcgtttttttataatttatttttaatataaatatACTATGTTTTAAAAATATAATGAGtgttattatgaaatatatttgtacAAGAAATATATTAGGAGCTAGAAATGCTGAAACTGTTTTGCTTGTCTCTGTCGTTGCTGTATTCGTCTCCTCCTCTCTACGTCGTTGTGCCTGCCCTTCAACGGGCCGCACCCACGCGGCTGATGTCGATATGTCCGATCGAGCAGGGGCACCCATCAGCTGATTCGCAACCCCAGGTCCTCCTTCTCATCGTCCTCACCTCACCTCCAGGCAAGAGTACACCGTGTGCACACAGGCATATCACATCCCCTATTAtctgatatatatatatctccATCAGGCATCAGGCATCAGCTCGGCCGGGCGGCTCCTAGTCCTACATAGTTGCTGCCGATATGCCTTTCTGTGTGATCACGTCGGTCGGTCTCTCAAAGCATATATACTCCGTCCTCGTCTCATTAATTTGGTCGTGTCATTTTGTCTGTGTGTGCCCATATCGATCAATCGTACCGCTTGGCGTACCAGCCGGCGGCTAGTCGGCGTTCCGCGTGCATATAAGATCCTCGCCGCCGCTGCTCACGACGTAAGATATATGGCCAGCGACTTCACCAGGTAGGAGTAAATAATAAAACTCCAATCCGATTCCGATCGTCTTAGCCGCCGTAGGATTGCCGGCCTATACCTGCCTGACGCCGCTGTTTGTTATTACACGTCCATATGGTACACAGCGCCGCCGGCgccacggcgacgacgacgaagcCTCTGACCATGTTCTACAACGGCGGCGTCGCCATGTTCCATCTCCCGCAAGATAAGGTCCATGGGCTAACTATACACATCCCGAAGGCTTTCTGTACATGTGTGCGTGtgcgtgcgcgcgcgcgcgtgtatcGGGCGATCGATCTGTCTCGCCCCGTTTTCTCATGCCTTGGCGTGCTTATGTACACGCATGCGGCCATGACGACAGGCGGAGGTCCTCATGAAGATAGCGGAGGGTGATGAGGACGGCGGAGACGACGGCCGCCGCCACCGGCAGCCAAACCACGGCGAGGAGTTGCTCGCCAAGTTGAGAGAAGGTAATATATAGTAACTCTACTAGCTGTGTGTTTGATAACTGTCTACAATTTTCTTTGTAACCAAATAATAAAACCATATATCCTGTATTGAGTGAAGATGCATGGATTATATATTCCACGATATTATTATATTAATTACGCTTCTTTTTTGCACTATATATAAGCGCAGTGCATATGTCACTATGTCATAGCCTTTCTCGTTGTGTTGCGCACACAGAGACGATGCCCATGGCAAGCAAGAGATCTTTGCAGCGCTTCTTCCAGAAGCGCAAGGAGAGGTacgcacatgcatatgcaactcattccgtgtattattattattattattattattattattattattattattattattattattattattattattattattattattattattattattattattattattattattattattattattattattattattattattattattattattattattattattattattattattattattattattattattattcttattATTCTTATTCTTATTATTCTTATTATTCTTCTTATTATTCATTACTTATTCTTCTTATTATTCTTCttattcttattattattattcttctTATTCTTATTCTTATTATTACTTATTATTCTTATTCTGCtcattcttcttattcttcttcttcttattcttcttacttcttcttcttcttcttcttcttcttattcttcttcttcttcttcttcttcttcttcttcttcttattcttcttcttattcttctctctctatctctctcgctctctctctctattgTCTCATCATGAGTTTTACTGTTCTATAAACACAAGCTAGCTCAATTACCCTGGCAAAGCGAGCAGTAGTAGTTCTCTCTCTCTTGCGAGGGAAACACACGAGAAGTTGTTACTAATTTGTCATGTAATATGATGACAAGTTTCAGTCTATTTGTTTTGTTGCTTCTAGTAGCGCAATTGTATAAAATTAGTCAAATTTAAGAAAGTTTAACTTAAAACAACTTTAAAGTTAGTTTTTATTGGAAGATTGGAGAGAGTATATTAACAAACAAGTAGGGGGCCttgtttaggccctgtttggttgggcttttggctttggctttggcttggccaaaagcccaaccaaaggggctgtttttggatggtgctttttcagaagtagctgcttttccgtagttcatttttgaaagctgggttgACCCTACTTttagcttttggctttctgcttttcgaaattggtggaataaaaagctcttccatagttgtttcaagagagataaagataaaaggtatattttatacttgtttaaccaaacagctttcagcttttctacagctcacagcccacagcagcttttccacagctcacagcccacagcagctttttcccacagccacagctcaaccaaacaggggccttagatgccatccaaattctaagttttttcactctctctccatcacatcgatttttagccgcttgcatggagtattaaatgtaggtaaaaaaaataactaattacacagtttagttgaaaatcacaagatgaatcttttgagcctagttggtccacgattggacaatatttgccaaataaaacgaaaatggtactatttatcgggttcaaaaaatttgcaaagtgaaccaGGCCTAGTTCTTTTTCAAGGAAGCAAACAAGAAGTTGTTATTAATTTGTCATGCATGACAACTGCAGTACATTTGTTTTGTTGCTTCCACTAATACACATTATGCGAGTAGTGTACTCTAAGTAAGcaaatgatattttgatataaaaAAAAGTAAGCAATGATATAGGCGGCGTGAAGCACACATTTGGATTGACCAAGCAATTGGTTTTGGACCGACTGAAGCTGACCAACTGAGCTGCTGCTACGTGACAGCCAACCTTGTTGATTCCATCGGCAGCCCGTGACCTGGTTGTGACCCGTGAGCCAATGAAAGAACAAACTGTGAGAGTTCCCTTTCAGAGTTCCTCCTCGAATGAGGGCAAAGAGTTGACGTGAACTTGAGATTCCTTTCCTTTTCGtggcagttatcggttcagcacGTGTATACTAGCTATATAAAgatttagagcaactccaagaatcTCCCTCAACTTGAATTTTTATATCTTTATTTAGAGAGTCATTTTATGAATATACTCTTTATATACATATACCTCTTCTAGTAACGGTCTCTATACTCCAATAATTTATCTTATTTTTTCTTGTGTGAAAAATTCATGAGAGAACTAAAGGCGTGTTTGGATCaccggactaaagtttagtccatcaTGAGATAATAGGCTAAACATGGACTAATAAAAAATTATAATGAGTTCTAGCCATCGATTGACCTCTATTAGTTCTTATTCGTACATGATTAGATTATATCTACTCCTTCTATTTAGCATCCAAAACCGGAACTAAAGTTTAGTTTAGATGATCCAAACATCCCGGCGCTGGCCCCTAACATATATTGAATTCAAAGAGCTATGTAGCCTATTGATTAACAGAGAGCAAGAAGGGCGGTTTTAAAGAACGGAAAAGGGATAAGTAGTGGCTTAGAGAATCTACTGGGgcctaattttttgttttacttTCTAAATTTGGTGATAAAGTGTCttgtctcttggagatgctcttatcatGTGCCAACACCAACAAGACGTTGCGGTGGTTTGTTGTCATCAATTCCCGCTGGTATGTTGTGTTCATAGGTCAAGTATATATCAGTATaggacatttaaaaaaaaatgtcAGTGTAGGAAGCCTAAGCTACCATGTATACTCCGTTATTTGTGTGAGTACACGTTGCAAAAAGATAATTTACATGTTTTGACCCCGATGCAGTTAGGGATTCTAACTAACATGTGGTAAAACTAGTATGCTGTATCAATTCCTGAAAGAATGTTGTTTTGTTTCTGCAGGCTGTATGGGCCTTGATCGGCGGCTGGTGGTAGTGGGCAACCAGCTCAATGATGAAGGGCCCTGCTTTAGTTGCCACTAATTAGAAATGCATACAGAGGCCCGCTTGGTTTAGTGAGTCTGCATGAGTGCGTTGCACCGTGTTATTCGTGAAAAATAGTAATGTATATATGGATTCCATCTCGTTGGTTTGTTAGAAATGTGTTGTACTAATTAGAGTTATAGTGGACTTGTATTGTAATTAGTAGTATAGGGTTAGATGAGATAGATGTTGGCTCTTGTAATCCGGCTCCTCTATAAAAGGAGGAGGGGGCTGCACTTGTAACCCACTCCAGTCATGAGTGAGCACAGAGCAACACACTCACGGGCGGTGCTGGCGGCTTTGGCCGGCGCCCTAGGCGGCCATGTCGTGGTTTTGGGGAGATGTGCCCGTAAGCATGCTCCAAGACATAGGCTTTGATCAAACCTCGTTACCAAATATCGAGTCTTTTGTGTGGTGTGTGCGATCTCTCGTGAGCATCTTACCTAGATAGCTAGATTCAAGCAATCGCTTCTGCATTAGGCGCTGATATCACAACATGGTCTGATATAACTACATGTTACTAGCCCGAGCCCCCACGCGAAGCCCCCGCGCGTCGCGCGGGTAGATACTGAGTAATAGGAGTGTATGTATTCATTCTTTTATGTTGAAGAGAAACTAATCAGAGATTACATTCGTGGCTTTTACATGTATTATACTTAACTGAGACCTTACAGAGTGTGCAAACAGGTAGAGCTGCAGTAAGTATGTAGGTCTATATGAAGTAATAGGGTAAAATACAACTAATCTGGTATGAATAAGAGGGTGTTTAGTTCAGCTAGGAGCTCCTAAATCTAGTCCCATTTAGTCACTTTTTACTCAAACACTATAACTAAATGGGACTGAAagggctttagtcctctctagcAACTCTGGAGTGACTAAATGAGACTAAACCATTTAGAAGGGA
Coding sequences within:
- the LOC136453956 gene encoding protein TIFY 9-like, which gives rise to MASDFTSAAGATATTTKPLTMFYNGGVAMFHLPQDKAEVLMKIAEGDEDGGDDGRRHRQPNHGEELLAKLREETMPMASKRSLQRFFQKRKERLYGP